AAATCCCTCTGAATCATTGAAGCATTTAATTTCCTCAGATAAGCATTCTGTTGTCAGTGGCCCGGTTGCAATGACCGTATTATCATTCGGTATGTTAGTGACTTCTTCTTTTTTTATTGTAATCAAGGGATGTTTTTTAATTTTTTCGGTTACCATTCTAGAAAAATTTTCTCGATCTACGGCTAAAGCACCACCAGCTGGAACTGCTGTTTCATCCGCACTTTTAATAATCAATGAATTAAGTTGGCGCATTTCCTCTTTCAATACGCCAACAGCATTTGTTAAACTGTTTCCTCTTAAGGAATTTGAACATACTAATTCAGCAAAGTGATCTGTTTGATGTGCTGGTGTTTGTTTGTTTGGCCGCATTTCATAAAGCTCTACAGCCACGCCATTATTTGCAATTTGCCAGGCTGCTTCACTCCCAGCTAATCCTGCTCCAATTACCTTTACTACTTCTGTCATATTATCCTCTTTTCTTTAAAAGAGACTGAGAAGTTCTTCTCAGTCTAGTTCATTTATAAACAATCTATGTTAATAAAGGTTTCAATAATAAGTAACTTAAAAAGTGTTGTTCACTTGCTTGATTTACAATCAGGAAATATAAAAAAAGCATTTTTGAAAAAGTTATCCACTTTTTAAATGGCATCTAATACCAAAGATATCTAGTTATTTTACAGTTAAGGTACTTTATTTTATTAGAAAAAATTTACTTTTGAACATTTTCCTCATAATCACCATTAATACAGACAACTTGTTTGCCACCTTTTACTTTCTTTTCTACCAAGTATTTTCCACATTTAGGACAGAGACGCCCAACTGGTTTATCCCAAGAAGTAAAATCACAATCTGGATAACGGCTACATCCATAAAAAAGTTTGTTCTTTTTCGATTTTCTTTCAATGACTTGTCCTTCATGACAAATCGGACAACGAACACCAATTTCTTTAACAATCGGTTTGGTATTTCGGCAGTCTGGAAAATTGCTACACGCGTAAAACTTACCATATTTTCCTAATTTAATCACCATTGGATGGTCGCATTCCTCACAAGAAAAACCAGCAGGTTCATCTTTAATTTGGATCTTTTCTATTTTTTCTTCAGCATTGGTTAATTCTTTTTCAAAGGGTTGGTAAAATCGATCGACTACTGTTATCCATTCTTCTTTTCCATCCCCTATTTTATCTAGGTCTTCCTCCATTGCTGCAGTAAAATGGACATCAACAATCTGCGGGAAAAAATCAACAATCAAAGTATTAATAATTTCGCCTAGTTCTGTTGGTTCAAATCGTTTATTTGTTAATTTTACATAATAACGTTTTTGGATAGTTTCAAGTGTAGGAGCATAGGTAGATGGTCGTCCCACGCCATTTTCTTCCAAATTATGAATCAACGCCGCTTCGCTAAAACGAGCAGGTGGTTGTGTGAAATGTTGCTTAGGTTCAATATTGATAGAAGTAACACTATCTCCTTCAACCAATTCTGGTAGAATATTTTCTTTTTCTTCTTTTCCATCATCTCTACCTTCAATATATACCTGCATAAAACCTTTAAATTTTATTTTTGATCCGTTAGCAATAAACATGACCTGATTTTGTTCTAAGGTTACTTTCATTGTATCTAGTAGGGCAGGTGCCATTTGACTAGCTAAAAAACGTGACCAAATCAATGTATAGAGTTTTAATTGGTCTTTATTCAAATATTCTTTAATGGAATCAGGCGTTCTTAAAACACTAGAAGGACGAACAGCTTCATGAGCATCTTGTGTTCCTTGCGCTTTTTTTACTTTTCGCTCTTCTTGTATAGAGAACTCTTTTCCGTAAGTTTGCTCAATATATTCAGTGGCTTCTACTTTTGCTGAAGCCGATATTCGAGTAGAATCTGTTCGCATATAGGTAATTAATCCCACAGTACCTTGTTTTTTTCCAAGTGAAATACCTTCATATAACTGTTGAGCAATCATCATTATTTTTCTGGTTCTAAAGTTCAGCTTTCTTGCTGCTTCTTGTTGTAGACTACTTGTTGTAAAAGGTAAGGCTGGATTCCGTTTCCGTTCTTTCTTTTCAACCTTTGTTACTTGATATTTATTATCTTTTAATTTATCTGTAATTTCCTTCACCGAATCGGCTTTAGGTAATTTTTTCTTTTTACCTTCAATTCCCCAAAAAGACGCTTTAAATTTTTTTCTGCCTTTTTGGAAATTTCCATCTATTGTCCAATACTCTTCTGGAATAAATTCCTTAATCTCTTTTTCTCGATCGATAATAATTTTAAGTGCAACCGATTGGACACGTCCTGCGCTTAATCCCTTTTTCACTTTTCGCCAAAGAATTGGACTAATTGAATAGCCTACCAAACGATCTAAAATTCTTCTGGCTTGCTGGGCGTTGACTAAATCTAGATTGATCGTTCGTGGTTCTTTAAAAGCTGCTTTTACTGCTTCCTTTGTAATTTCATTAAAAACCACCCGGTTTTTTTCATTTGGATCAAGCCCTAATAAATAAGACAAGTGCCAGGCAATCGCTTCTCCCTCACGGTCTGGATCGGCTGCTAGATAAACTTTATCTGCCTTTTTAGCAGCAGTTTTTAAACTTTTAATGACGTCTCCTTTTCCACGAATGGAAATATAATGAGGCGCATAGTCATTTTCAATATCAATCCCCATTTTGCTTTTTGGCAGATCGCGGATATGACCAACACTGGCAACAACTTTATAATTTCTACCTAAATATTTTTCAATCGTTTTGGCTTTTGCAGGCGATTCTACAATTACGAGATATTTATACGCCATCCAAAATAACTCCTTTCGTGCTTCTACTATTATATATAACGACAAAATAGTAAAAACTCATAAATCGTAGTACATCATATGCCATATATTATCGATTTGTCAAGATAAAGGTGTTTTTTCAATAAATCACAAGTTCTTCTAGAATGTCTTGTACAGAAACCGTACACTTAGCGCCATCTTGAATTAAAGCATGACATCCAATGGAATTTGAATGAAAAATACTATCAGGAATAGCAAACACTTCACGTCCATATTCCATCGCAGCCTGTGCAGTAATTAAAGAACCACTTTGTTTTTTTGCCTCAATTACACAGGTTCCAAGAGTTAAGCCAGCAATAATCCGATTTCTAGCAGGAAAATGAAATTT
The genomic region above belongs to Melissococcus plutonius ATCC 35311 and contains:
- the topA gene encoding type I DNA topoisomerase translates to MAYKYLVIVESPAKAKTIEKYLGRNYKVVASVGHIRDLPKSKMGIDIENDYAPHYISIRGKGDVIKSLKTAAKKADKVYLAADPDREGEAIAWHLSYLLGLDPNEKNRVVFNEITKEAVKAAFKEPRTINLDLVNAQQARRILDRLVGYSISPILWRKVKKGLSAGRVQSVALKIIIDREKEIKEFIPEEYWTIDGNFQKGRKKFKASFWGIEGKKKKLPKADSVKEITDKLKDNKYQVTKVEKKERKRNPALPFTTSSLQQEAARKLNFRTRKIMMIAQQLYEGISLGKKQGTVGLITYMRTDSTRISASAKVEATEYIEQTYGKEFSIQEERKVKKAQGTQDAHEAVRPSSVLRTPDSIKEYLNKDQLKLYTLIWSRFLASQMAPALLDTMKVTLEQNQVMFIANGSKIKFKGFMQVYIEGRDDGKEEKENILPELVEGDSVTSINIEPKQHFTQPPARFSEAALIHNLEENGVGRPSTYAPTLETIQKRYYVKLTNKRFEPTELGEIINTLIVDFFPQIVDVHFTAAMEEDLDKIGDGKEEWITVVDRFYQPFEKELTNAEEKIEKIQIKDEPAGFSCEECDHPMVIKLGKYGKFYACSNFPDCRNTKPIVKEIGVRCPICHEGQVIERKSKKNKLFYGCSRYPDCDFTSWDKPVGRLCPKCGKYLVEKKVKGGKQVVCINGDYEENVQK